The following are encoded together in the Desulfococcus multivorans genome:
- a CDS encoding single-stranded DNA-binding protein: protein MAGVNKAIIIGRLGQDPEIRYFQDGSAVANFSVATSEEWRDKETGEKRERTEWHRIVAFRKLAEICGQYLSKGRQVYIEGRIQTREWEDRDGTKRYTTEIVANNMQMLGSRNDVGPQNAQGGGYNRSPQGSQGTQSGGYPGGPGPGGGGYPGGPTGSGPSASEGAPDKGYSDDRGFKGNSQPDIGPDDDDIPF from the coding sequence ATGGCGGGAGTCAACAAAGCGATCATTATTGGCCGGCTGGGGCAGGACCCGGAAATCCGTTACTTTCAGGACGGCTCGGCCGTCGCCAACTTCAGCGTAGCCACATCCGAGGAATGGCGGGACAAGGAGACCGGGGAAAAACGGGAGCGGACTGAATGGCACCGTATCGTTGCATTTCGGAAACTGGCCGAAATCTGCGGCCAATACCTTTCCAAAGGCCGGCAGGTTTATATCGAGGGTCGGATTCAGACCCGGGAGTGGGAGGACCGTGACGGCACCAAACGCTATACGACGGAGATCGTTGCCAACAACATGCAGATGCTGGGGTCCCGGAACGATGTCGGGCCTCAGAATGCTCAGGGCGGTGGATACAACCGCTCTCCCCAAGGCAGTCAGGGAACTCAGAGCGGCGGCTACCCGGGCGGGCCGGGTCCCGGCGGCGGCGGATATCCCGGTGGTCCCACGGGGAGCGGGCCCAGCGCTTCGGAAGGCGCTCCCGACAAAGGGTATTCAGACGACAGGGGTTTCAAAGGGAATTCGCAACCCGATATAGGTCCGGATGACGACGATATCCCCTTCTGA
- a CDS encoding radical SAM protein, producing the protein MDKESRIHHNVTLKRMSLDFFQFIRSQRFITRRMGPAFSVGRRFVEIDITYRCNLRCANCNRSCTQAPTDIEMPTSRIADFISESIEKGIRWRRIRVLGGEPTLHRDFFDILHLLLAYRSRHNPDLRIVVCTNGRGARVNRVLDRLPHGVEIKNTFKTDRQRLFRPFNKAPVDSLWYRFADYTSGCRIIEDCGIGLTPSGYYPCAIAGGIDRVFGFGMGREKLPDPGDRMLEHLAIFCPLCGHFGFSWPTRRAKCSPSWRNAYAEWLGGLSLKNVHLS; encoded by the coding sequence ATGGACAAGGAAAGTAGAATTCACCACAATGTCACGCTGAAACGGATGAGCCTCGATTTTTTTCAGTTCATCCGATCCCAGCGATTCATCACTCGCCGGATGGGCCCGGCCTTCTCGGTCGGTCGCCGATTCGTGGAGATCGATATCACCTACCGTTGCAACCTGCGATGCGCCAATTGCAACCGGTCGTGTACCCAGGCCCCGACCGACATCGAGATGCCGACTTCGCGAATCGCCGATTTCATCAGCGAAAGCATCGAGAAGGGCATCCGGTGGCGGCGAATCCGGGTTTTGGGCGGCGAGCCCACGCTTCATCGGGATTTTTTTGACATCCTGCACCTCCTGTTGGCCTATCGTTCCCGCCACAATCCAGACCTGCGCATCGTGGTCTGCACCAACGGCCGGGGTGCCCGGGTTAACCGGGTTCTCGACCGACTTCCTCATGGTGTCGAGATCAAAAACACCTTCAAGACCGACCGACAACGGTTGTTCAGGCCTTTCAACAAGGCGCCCGTCGACAGCCTTTGGTACCGGTTTGCCGACTACACTTCCGGATGCCGAATCATCGAGGATTGCGGCATCGGACTAACACCCTCGGGCTATTATCCTTGCGCTATTGCCGGCGGCATCGATCGCGTCTTCGGCTTCGGCATGGGAAGGGAAAAACTTCCCGATCCCGGCGACCGAATGCTTGAGCATCTGGCGATTTTTTGCCCCTTGTGTGGTCACTTCGGCTTTTCCTGGCCGACGCGACGCGCGAAGTGCTCTCCTTCGTGGCGAAACGCCTACGCCGAATGGCTGGGCGGCCTCAGCCTGAAAAATGTTCATCTTTCGTAG
- a CDS encoding phosphate-starvation-inducible PsiE family protein, producing the protein MFDMLKRYERFMIQALMVMMAIVLGLVTIDLGWLILRDILEPPIFILSVNQLLDIFGLFMLVVIGIELLETIMKTYLTQGQPHYEVVLSVAIIAISRKVIILDLKEVDSLSLMGIAAIIVALTVGYFLMKRGERYSGRDFYQGPDDRR; encoded by the coding sequence ATGTTCGATATGCTGAAGCGATATGAACGGTTCATGATTCAGGCGCTGATGGTGATGATGGCGATCGTGCTGGGGCTTGTTACCATCGATCTCGGATGGCTCATCCTCCGGGATATTCTGGAACCGCCCATTTTTATCCTGAGCGTTAACCAACTCCTCGATATCTTCGGTCTCTTCATGCTGGTCGTGATCGGGATCGAGCTCCTGGAGACCATCATGAAAACCTATCTTACCCAGGGACAACCTCATTACGAGGTCGTTCTATCGGTGGCCATCATCGCCATTTCCCGAAAGGTCATCATCCTGGACCTCAAGGAAGTGGACAGCCTGAGCTTGATGGGTATCGCAGCGATTATCGTCGCTCTGACGGTCGGCTATTTTCTCATGAAGCGAGGGGAACGCTACAGCGGGCGGGATTTTTATCAGGGACCGGATGATCGGCGTTGA
- a CDS encoding type II asparaginase yields MKMVTNRYRRRKRVRPRIVILGTGGTIAGTAAFNTAAGYISGKVGIEAMVAAVPGLDALADVRGEQIANVGSQDMSFAIMIRLAHRINDLFSAGAADGIVVTHGTDTMEETAHFLNLTVKSRKPVVMTGAMRPSTAISADGPLNLYNAVAVAADPRAEGRGVLVVMNDRIHGAHSLTKTNTTSVETFLSPINGLIGTVIYGKADYFRRPFRRHTYRSEFSVEGGTVLPRVDILYACADMPADLIDCSVERGAKGIVIAGDGNGNMNAATLSTAAAVSAKGIVIVRSSRVPTGTVTRNVEVNDDQTGFLVSDELNPAKARILLMLALSKRRSLAELQQLYYTY; encoded by the coding sequence ATGAAAATGGTTACAAACCGGTATCGGCGTAGAAAACGTGTCCGCCCCAGGATCGTCATCCTGGGGACCGGCGGCACCATTGCGGGGACGGCCGCATTCAACACGGCTGCGGGCTACATCTCCGGCAAGGTGGGTATCGAGGCCATGGTTGCCGCGGTGCCGGGTCTGGACGCCCTGGCCGACGTTCGGGGCGAGCAGATCGCCAATGTCGGGTCTCAGGACATGTCCTTTGCGATCATGATCCGGCTGGCCCACCGCATCAACGATCTTTTTTCCGCCGGGGCGGCGGACGGCATCGTCGTCACTCACGGCACGGACACCATGGAGGAGACCGCCCATTTCCTCAACCTGACCGTCAAGAGCCGGAAGCCCGTGGTCATGACCGGTGCCATGCGGCCTTCCACCGCCATCAGTGCGGACGGTCCGCTGAACCTTTACAACGCCGTCGCGGTGGCGGCGGACCCGAGGGCCGAAGGACGCGGCGTTCTGGTGGTTATGAACGACCGTATTCACGGGGCTCACTCCCTCACCAAGACGAATACGACGTCGGTGGAGACCTTTCTTTCGCCCATCAACGGGCTGATCGGAACCGTCATTTACGGGAAGGCCGACTATTTCAGGCGTCCTTTCAGAAGACACACGTATCGGAGCGAATTTTCCGTGGAGGGCGGTACCGTTTTGCCCCGTGTCGATATTCTGTATGCCTGCGCCGACATGCCTGCGGATCTGATCGACTGTTCGGTGGAGCGGGGGGCCAAAGGTATCGTCATTGCCGGAGACGGCAACGGAAACATGAATGCGGCCACCCTCTCCACCGCTGCGGCGGTGTCGGCCAAGGGCATCGTTATCGTCCGGAGCTCGCGGGTTCCCACCGGGACGGTAACCCGGAATGTCGAGGTGAACGACGACCAAACTGGCTTTCTCGTCTCTGACGAACTCAATCCGGCCAAGGCACGGATCCTGCTTATGCTGGCCCTTTCGAAGCGGAGAAGCCTTGCGGAACTGCAGCAGCTGTACTATACATACTAG
- a CDS encoding PP2C family protein-serine/threonine phosphatase, giving the protein MTITNNPERLLMIQNLTELLQKYGEQVALQWAKHLHENVSDHYAARPFEELLTTTSQSSRANFDAIVYGDYSKVDAFIAKICDLRLEGGFALSEVQKAFEIYRQILVPILVKELKGDTLLEALQRLNDCLSRTIFAFSDYFLHMTNARLIEKQKKLDEDLQAAAGIQQSLLPQKLAKQPKFENLDIAWKFMPCETIGGDIFNVIRLDEDHLGFYMIDVSGHGVPPALVTFSISQTLQPHMGYTIRKRPGLSPNYEIVPPGEVLKALDSEYPWERFEKFLTIIYLILNIRNGHLIYSNAAHPPPILVHADGTTELLETGGTIIGLDGILPFEEEEKIISAGDKIILYTDGVFEFTNEKMALFGKERFHALVDSKNGLPIANILEEIVLEIQRFVGSAKLQDDVSILGIEFKERNATTQHSPQINLTIKD; this is encoded by the coding sequence ATGACGATTACAAACAATCCGGAGCGCCTTTTGATGATCCAGAATCTTACCGAACTGCTTCAGAAATATGGTGAACAGGTGGCGCTCCAATGGGCGAAACACCTTCACGAAAATGTCAGTGATCACTACGCCGCTCGCCCTTTTGAAGAGCTTTTAACCACAACATCGCAGTCGAGCCGGGCGAACTTCGATGCGATCGTGTACGGGGACTATTCCAAAGTAGATGCCTTTATCGCCAAAATCTGCGATCTGCGACTGGAAGGCGGCTTTGCGCTCTCCGAAGTCCAGAAAGCCTTTGAAATTTACCGACAGATCCTGGTTCCGATTCTTGTTAAAGAATTGAAAGGCGACACGCTGCTCGAGGCGCTGCAACGTCTCAATGATTGTCTGAGTCGCACCATCTTCGCGTTCAGCGACTATTTTCTGCATATGACCAATGCCAGATTGATCGAAAAGCAGAAGAAGCTCGACGAAGATCTTCAGGCAGCCGCCGGGATTCAGCAGTCCCTGTTGCCGCAGAAACTGGCAAAACAGCCAAAATTTGAAAATTTGGACATCGCCTGGAAATTCATGCCGTGTGAAACGATTGGGGGCGACATCTTCAATGTGATCCGCCTCGATGAGGATCACCTCGGTTTTTACATGATCGACGTCAGTGGACATGGGGTCCCTCCCGCCCTGGTGACCTTTTCCATTTCCCAGACGCTTCAACCCCACATGGGTTATACCATTCGGAAAAGACCCGGCCTTTCTCCCAATTATGAAATTGTGCCCCCGGGAGAGGTGCTCAAGGCCCTGGATTCCGAATATCCCTGGGAACGCTTCGAAAAGTTTCTGACCATCATCTATCTCATCCTGAATATCCGCAACGGTCATTTGATCTACAGTAACGCCGCGCATCCGCCTCCCATCCTCGTCCATGCCGACGGAACCACCGAGCTGTTGGAAACGGGGGGAACTATAATCGGTCTCGACGGCATCCTGCCCTTTGAGGAGGAAGAAAAGATCATTTCGGCGGGAGACAAGATCATTCTGTATACCGACGGCGTATTTGAATTCACGAATGAAAAAATGGCATTGTTCGGGAAGGAGCGATTTCACGCCCTTGTCGACAGCAAGAACGGACTGCCCATCGCCAACATCCTGGAAGAGATTGTCCTCGAGATTCAACGTTTTGTCGGAAGCGCAAAACTTCAGGATGATGTCAGTATCCTGGGGATTGAATTTAAGGAAAGAAACGCAACAACACAACATTCACCCCAAATAAACCTGACAATCAAGGATTGA
- a CDS encoding IS1634 family transposase encodes MTANRLCDPESKLGVWDRWLARVYLPSCDGLKLDHMYEAMDLMYEHADKIEAAIFFHIADLFNLEVDLIFYDTTTASFHVDREDDPDRHANATLRKFGHSREGTWSPQVVVALAVTREGIPVRSWVLPGNTSDVATVEKVRADLRGRHLGRAMFVADSGMNSEDNRRELAGACGKYLLACRMSNVAEIRKKVLSKRGRYTVFKDNLHAKAVVVGDGERRRRYILCCNPREAERQRKHREMTVAVLEKALESHKDASATAQWAIELPASRRFKRYLKVTKTNKVRIDRGKIREAETYDGKWVLETNDDTISLEDAACGYKGLMVIEPSPSWPAESPGTRSRWRWMRFRSQNFSI; translated from the coding sequence ATGACCGCCAACCGGCTGTGCGATCCCGAGTCCAAGCTTGGCGTATGGGACCGCTGGCTCGCCAGGGTCTATCTCCCATCCTGCGACGGACTCAAGCTCGACCACATGTACGAGGCGATGGACCTGATGTATGAGCATGCGGACAAGATCGAGGCGGCCATCTTCTTTCATATCGCCGATCTCTTCAATCTGGAGGTCGACCTGATCTTCTATGATACGACCACGGCTTCTTTCCATGTGGACCGAGAGGACGACCCCGACCGGCACGCCAATGCCACACTCCGGAAGTTCGGCCATTCCAGGGAGGGCACTTGGAGCCCCCAGGTGGTGGTCGCTCTGGCGGTAACCCGCGAGGGCATCCCCGTGCGCAGCTGGGTGCTGCCGGGCAACACCTCCGACGTGGCGACCGTCGAGAAGGTTCGGGCGGACCTGAGGGGCCGGCACCTGGGCCGTGCCATGTTTGTCGCCGACTCGGGCATGAACTCCGAGGACAACCGCAGGGAACTGGCCGGGGCCTGCGGCAAGTACCTCCTGGCCTGCCGCATGTCCAACGTGGCCGAGATCCGCAAAAAAGTCCTGAGCAAGCGCGGCCGCTACACCGTTTTCAAGGACAACCTCCATGCAAAGGCGGTCGTGGTCGGCGACGGCGAGCGGCGCAGGCGCTATATTCTCTGCTGCAACCCCAGGGAGGCCGAACGGCAGCGCAAGCACCGGGAGATGACCGTCGCCGTCCTGGAGAAGGCGCTCGAATCTCACAAGGATGCATCGGCAACCGCCCAATGGGCCATCGAGCTGCCGGCATCCCGCCGCTTCAAGCGCTACCTGAAGGTCACCAAGACCAACAAGGTCCGCATCGACCGGGGCAAAATACGGGAAGCGGAAACCTATGACGGCAAGTGGGTCCTCGAAACCAATGACGACACCATCAGCCTGGAGGACGCTGCCTGCGGCTACAAGGGCCTGATGGTCATCGAACCGTCGCCGAGTTGGCCTGCGGAAAGCCCTGGCACCAGATCCAGGTGGCGCTGGATGCGCTTCAGATCACAGAATTTTTCAATTTAA
- a CDS encoding WecB/TagA/CpsF family glycosyltransferase — protein MSVENLYEKDWLPEVKRPADTSTTKPGEFRICDVRVHAVQVENLLAIVQRWMEEKRTFHYLSSTNVNNVAIALESADYFQVMEKADLSIPDGVPFLWYGRWKGFPLCNRCGIEEFMEAVFELSNHGFSYTHYFYGNTPAVLANLKTRLLQRYPNLKIAGMYAPPFRPLSPQENEEDVRMINDSGADFLWVSLGCPKQEKWLYDHRGRLNPVVGGGAGAVFNFLSGETLKVPDCVRYMGLEWILRLLMEPKRLFRRYCIRYPQFVFRFLEHSLGMKKGKRIT, from the coding sequence ATGAGTGTCGAAAATCTATACGAGAAAGATTGGCTTCCGGAAGTCAAACGGCCGGCTGACACGTCCACCACGAAACCCGGCGAGTTCAGGATCTGTGATGTAAGAGTCCACGCAGTGCAGGTCGAAAACCTCCTGGCGATCGTTCAACGGTGGATGGAGGAGAAAAGGACGTTTCACTACCTTTCTTCCACCAACGTCAACAATGTCGCGATTGCCCTCGAATCCGCGGATTACTTCCAGGTCATGGAAAAAGCCGACCTTTCCATCCCGGACGGGGTTCCATTTCTCTGGTACGGTCGATGGAAAGGCTTCCCGCTCTGCAACCGATGCGGCATAGAAGAATTCATGGAAGCGGTCTTTGAATTGTCCAACCATGGGTTCTCATACACGCATTATTTCTACGGCAACACGCCCGCGGTCCTCGCCAATCTGAAGACCCGGTTGCTCCAGCGTTATCCCAATCTGAAAATCGCCGGTATGTACGCCCCCCCCTTCAGGCCTCTGTCGCCTCAGGAGAATGAAGAGGATGTGAGAATGATCAACGACTCGGGGGCTGATTTCCTCTGGGTGAGCCTGGGTTGTCCGAAACAGGAGAAGTGGCTCTACGATCATCGCGGCAGGCTCAACCCGGTCGTTGGAGGCGGCGCGGGAGCCGTGTTCAATTTCTTGTCAGGAGAGACGTTGAAAGTCCCGGATTGCGTGAGATACATGGGACTGGAGTGGATCCTCAGGCTCCTGATGGAACCGAAGAGACTGTTCCGTCGCTATTGCATCAGGTATCCTCAATTCGTCTTCCGGTTTTTGGAGCATTCCCTCGGAATGAAAAAGGGAAAGCGAATTACTTAA
- a CDS encoding NAD-dependent epimerase/dehydratase family protein translates to MSYYANKKVLVTGGASFIGSHLVDKLVDAGASVTVVDDLSSGKKENLALSMKQISFIEGDIRMQSVANKTTKGKDIVFHLANVHGGRGFIETNPGELVQNFMIDGNVFYYCHKNTVERICYTSSACAYPTSLQSADPKKQVRYLSEEMANPFKEGAALADGEYGWAKLMGEMALKAYNKQFGVKGVSCRLFTVYGPRENESHAIIAFIGRAMLRQDPYEIWGTGQQDRNFTFVDDIVDGLLLSAERVTDCRAVNLGTDEITKIIDAAKTVCRIVGYQPSKFSFDLSKPEGVHIRAASIENQKKWLGWSPRTSFDDGIRKTIDWYSKNVDVQALRANFEKRLFER, encoded by the coding sequence ATGTCGTACTATGCAAACAAGAAAGTGTTGGTCACAGGAGGAGCCTCATTTATCGGGAGCCACCTTGTTGACAAACTCGTCGACGCGGGAGCGTCGGTCACCGTTGTGGATGATCTCTCAAGCGGAAAGAAAGAGAACCTCGCGCTTTCCATGAAGCAGATCTCTTTCATCGAGGGAGATATCAGGATGCAGTCCGTGGCGAATAAGACGACGAAGGGGAAAGACATCGTTTTCCATCTTGCCAACGTGCATGGCGGCCGCGGATTCATTGAGACGAATCCCGGCGAGCTTGTACAGAATTTCATGATCGACGGCAATGTATTCTACTACTGCCATAAGAACACTGTTGAGCGTATATGCTACACCAGCAGCGCCTGCGCGTATCCGACGTCCTTGCAGAGTGCGGATCCCAAAAAGCAAGTTCGCTATCTGTCTGAGGAAATGGCGAACCCCTTCAAAGAAGGGGCGGCACTGGCGGACGGCGAATACGGCTGGGCAAAATTAATGGGCGAGATGGCGCTGAAAGCCTACAATAAGCAGTTCGGCGTCAAGGGGGTGTCCTGCAGGCTGTTCACGGTGTATGGACCGCGGGAGAACGAGAGCCATGCCATCATCGCATTCATCGGCAGGGCCATGTTGAGGCAGGACCCGTACGAGATCTGGGGCACCGGCCAGCAGGACAGGAATTTCACATTCGTTGATGACATCGTGGATGGACTTCTGCTTTCTGCAGAACGGGTCACCGATTGCAGGGCCGTAAACCTCGGCACGGACGAGATCACCAAGATCATTGATGCCGCCAAAACTGTATGCAGAATCGTCGGCTATCAGCCGTCGAAGTTCAGTTTTGATCTGTCAAAGCCGGAAGGCGTCCATATCCGGGCGGCAAGCATCGAGAACCAGAAGAAATGGCTCGGTTGGAGCCCTCGCACCTCCTTCGACGATGGTATCCGAAAAACCATTGATTGGTACAGCAAGAACGTGGACGTTCAGGCCCTCCGCGCAAACTTCGAGAAGAGGCTCTTCGAGAGATGA
- a CDS encoding glycosyltransferase family 4 protein, translating into MHVEVGMIVPGRAGGIFVTESALVDELRKQPGVTVGVFEFGSRVEHESALERITGRARDFFAYNRLVRLKRPDVVYVNSSYNKRALMRDIGYALISRIRKVPLVVKLHGCDARLVKQKPFLWWTLTKLVFRWAQKVVLLSTEEMQIFQSAGFPPTKLRMLRNGMSLARFHSDPVAKLDSPSILFIARFIKEKGLLDLLRAVRMVLDSGRVFRLYCVGDGPIRQEAEALAAEIHLGVSVEFTGQISEEEATRYYLGCTILAFPTYFHEGLPMTILQAVAAGLPIVTTKIRATGDYLTEPANCLWVEQHDPKMLAERICRLLDTPNLRKSMKENNLALARNFAVEVVAKDYLQLFQTVSTDAHRT; encoded by the coding sequence ATGCATGTCGAAGTCGGGATGATCGTGCCAGGCAGAGCAGGAGGGATCTTTGTCACCGAGAGCGCGCTCGTGGATGAGCTGCGAAAGCAACCGGGTGTTACGGTCGGTGTTTTCGAGTTCGGAAGCCGGGTAGAGCATGAAAGCGCGCTGGAGCGGATCACCGGCCGGGCGCGCGACTTTTTTGCCTACAATCGCCTCGTGCGGCTCAAGCGGCCTGACGTTGTCTATGTCAATTCTTCGTACAACAAGAGGGCGCTGATGCGCGATATCGGCTACGCCCTCATTTCCAGGATCCGGAAAGTTCCTCTGGTGGTCAAGCTCCACGGATGCGATGCTCGCCTGGTGAAACAGAAACCATTCCTCTGGTGGACCCTCACCAAGCTGGTCTTCCGGTGGGCGCAGAAAGTGGTGCTACTCTCCACTGAGGAAATGCAGATCTTTCAGTCCGCAGGTTTTCCCCCGACGAAACTCCGCATGCTCAGGAACGGAATGTCGCTCGCACGATTCCACAGCGATCCCGTGGCGAAGCTGGATTCGCCGAGCATTCTCTTCATTGCACGGTTCATTAAGGAAAAGGGGCTCCTGGATCTTCTGAGGGCCGTGCGGATGGTCCTGGATTCCGGAAGGGTCTTCAGACTGTACTGTGTGGGCGATGGGCCGATCCGCCAGGAAGCTGAGGCCCTCGCTGCCGAGATTCATCTTGGTGTGAGCGTGGAGTTCACCGGCCAGATTTCCGAAGAGGAAGCCACGCGATACTACCTCGGGTGCACGATCCTTGCCTTTCCCACCTACTTCCATGAAGGTTTACCCATGACCATCCTACAGGCGGTTGCCGCCGGGCTTCCGATCGTCACAACAAAAATCCGAGCAACCGGAGACTATCTGACGGAGCCGGCCAATTGCTTGTGGGTGGAACAGCATGACCCCAAAATGCTTGCAGAGAGAATTTGCAGGCTTCTGGATACGCCCAACCTTCGTAAGAGCATGAAGGAAAACAATCTCGCGCTTGCCAGGAATTTCGCGGTTGAGGTCGTGGCAAAGGACTATCTCCAACTTTTTCAGACTGTATCTACAGATGCACACAGAACGTGA
- a CDS encoding RNA 2'-phosphotransferase, translating into MGQQHSPVKLAKFLDYILGHRPDEFGLVPDDKGFVRIKDLLKVLQEEAGWGYVNQGALNEVVLSVPDAPVEIVETRIRALDRNRLPIPTVTNSLPKLLYTAVRRKAHPVVLENGISPLGGFTHVVLSSDRAMAQRIGRRIDQMPVILTVQVEWAGRRGVQLLKFGEKLYLSDPIPLGAFTAPPLPKEKEDFNARKKKSSEEKSQARTPGSFTIDWADIEEKASVRRERKDREMSRKKERRQQRKQKHERWD; encoded by the coding sequence ATGGGACAGCAGCACTCCCCTGTAAAATTGGCAAAGTTTCTGGATTACATTCTGGGGCATCGCCCCGATGAATTCGGCCTGGTGCCCGATGATAAAGGGTTCGTCAGGATCAAGGACCTTTTAAAGGTGCTGCAGGAAGAGGCGGGGTGGGGATATGTCAATCAAGGTGCCTTGAACGAGGTCGTATTGAGCGTTCCCGACGCACCCGTGGAGATTGTCGAAACGCGAATCAGGGCTCTCGATCGGAACAGACTGCCGATCCCGACGGTAACCAATAGTTTACCAAAGCTGCTGTACACTGCGGTTCGGAGAAAGGCGCATCCGGTGGTTCTCGAAAACGGCATTTCTCCTCTGGGCGGATTCACCCACGTGGTGCTGTCGTCTGACCGGGCCATGGCCCAGAGGATCGGCAGACGTATCGATCAGATGCCGGTCATCCTGACCGTTCAGGTGGAATGGGCCGGCCGGCGTGGGGTTCAGCTCCTGAAATTCGGGGAGAAGCTTTACCTGTCCGACCCGATCCCGCTGGGGGCCTTCACGGCGCCGCCCCTGCCCAAAGAGAAGGAAGATTTCAACGCCAGAAAGAAAAAATCAAGCGAGGAAAAGTCCCAGGCCAGGACTCCCGGCAGCTTTACCATCGATTGGGCGGATATCGAGGAGAAAGCCTCGGTACGGCGCGAACGCAAAGATCGGGAGATGTCGCGGAAAAAAGAGCGCCGCCAACAGCGCAAACAGAAGCACGAAAGATGGGATTGA
- a CDS encoding murein transglycosylase A — protein sequence MKTAARLGFGGLLLLCLLAGCAAPPPPEGPLVVLDPSSFPEFSDDMAFEGITESLSESLKYLKRVPADTAFRFGSDVYDAPHMIRSLERFQAFIAKRPDRSALSNFIRSHYRVYRSVGGDTGRMLFTGYYEPFLQGSLSRKAGYAHPIYGPPEDLAVLDLSDFSEKLAGHKIVGRVAGKTFVPYHDRNEIDGEGVLLGKAPVLVWVADPVALFFLQIQGSGKVFLDDGDVLNIHYHSSNGRPYRSIGNLLIRENKIPQAEMSMQRIRAYLNTHPGEVERIFNYNPSYVFFSLEKDGPYGAIRAKLTPGRSIAVDRSVFPMAGIAFIQSQKPVAATKGAGGVSKWVSFSRFVSSQDTGGAIKGPGRADLFWGSGSYAETAAGHLKHPGELYFLVLKPEA from the coding sequence ATGAAAACGGCTGCGAGACTTGGTTTTGGGGGACTTTTACTTCTCTGTCTTCTGGCGGGGTGTGCCGCGCCCCCACCGCCCGAGGGGCCCCTGGTTGTCCTTGACCCCTCGTCGTTTCCCGAATTTTCCGATGATATGGCCTTTGAAGGGATCACGGAAAGCCTTTCGGAAAGCCTCAAATACCTGAAGCGGGTCCCGGCCGATACCGCTTTCCGTTTCGGGTCGGATGTCTATGATGCGCCCCACATGATCCGGTCCCTGGAACGCTTTCAGGCTTTCATCGCGAAACGTCCCGACCGGAGTGCGCTTTCGAATTTCATCCGCTCCCATTACCGCGTCTACCGATCCGTGGGCGGTGATACCGGCCGAATGCTCTTTACCGGATATTACGAACCGTTCCTCCAGGGAAGCCTTTCCCGGAAAGCGGGTTACGCACATCCGATCTATGGCCCGCCGGAGGATCTTGCCGTGCTCGATCTATCCGATTTTTCCGAGAAGCTTGCAGGCCACAAAATCGTCGGGCGGGTGGCGGGAAAAACCTTTGTTCCCTATCATGACCGGAACGAGATCGACGGCGAAGGTGTCCTTTTGGGAAAGGCGCCGGTGCTGGTGTGGGTGGCGGATCCGGTGGCCCTTTTCTTCCTGCAGATCCAGGGATCCGGGAAGGTGTTTCTGGACGACGGCGACGTCCTGAACATCCACTATCACTCCAGCAACGGGCGTCCCTATCGAAGCATCGGAAACCTGTTGATCCGGGAAAACAAGATTCCCCAGGCGGAGATGTCGATGCAGCGCATCCGGGCCTATCTCAACACTCATCCCGGGGAGGTGGAACGCATCTTCAATTACAATCCCAGTTATGTCTTCTTCAGCCTTGAAAAGGACGGGCCCTACGGCGCCATCCGGGCCAAGCTGACCCCCGGACGATCCATTGCCGTGGACCGATCAGTCTTTCCAATGGCTGGAATCGCCTTTATTCAGTCTCAAAAACCGGTGGCCGCCACCAAAGGCGCGGGGGGCGTTTCGAAATGGGTGTCGTTTTCCCGCTTCGTCTCCAGCCAGGATACGGGCGGGGCCATCAAGGGACCGGGACGGGCCGATCTTTTCTGGGGAAGCGGATCTTACGCCGAGACGGCGGCCGGCCACCTCAAGCATCCGGGGGAGCTCTATTTCCTGGTGCTGAAGCCCGAGGCCTGA